A genomic window from Silene latifolia isolate original U9 population chromosome 11, ASM4854445v1, whole genome shotgun sequence includes:
- the LOC141615307 gene encoding LOB domain-containing protein 15, which yields MSREREIFDEIGKKIKRESDAAAAAVAVTVAGGGGRRHIQLGPPGILNTITPCAACKLLRRRCAQECPFSPYFSPHEPHKFASVHKVFGASNVSKLLMEVPENQRADAANSLVYEANVRLRDPVYGCMGAISALQQQLQVLQAELNAIRAEILKYKYRDINNVSNININTIGNNLNINNNNSSSNNNNNNNNNNNNNPTASQVSFFPTSGVVSQSSPPPPPPAPEPALHDPPNSSVSSSMYTQASAGSNDNYSSISNENISYFG from the exons ATGTCCAGAGAAAG GGAGATATTTGATGAGATAGGGAAGAAGATCAAGAGGGAGAGTGATGCGGCGGCAGCAGCAGTGGCGGTGACGGTGgcaggaggaggaggaaggaggCATATTCAGTTAGGTCCACCAGGAATATTAAACACAATAACACCATGTGCGGCATGTAAGCTATTAAGGAGGAGGTGTGCTCAAGAGTGTCCCTTCTCACCTTACTTCTCCCCACATGAACCTCACAAATTTGCTTCCGTTCACAAGGTTTTTGGTGCTAGTAATGTTTCCAAGTTACTCATG GAAGTGCCAGAGAATCAAAGAGCAGATGCAGCCAACAGTCTAGTGTATGAAGCAAATGTGAGGTTAAGGGATCCGGTGTATGGTTGCATGGGAGCAATTTCAGCATTACAACAACAACTTCAAGTTTTACAAGCTGAACTTAATGCTATAAGAGCTGAAATACTCAAATATAAATATAGAGATATTAATAATGTctctaatattaatattaatactattGGAAACAATcttaatattaataacaataatagtagtagtaataataataacaataacaataataataataataataatccgaCCGCTTCTCAAGTCAGTTTCTTTCCTACTTCCGGAGTTGTTTCACAATCgtcaccacctccaccaccgcctgcACCAGAGCCGGCTCTCCATGATCCTCCTAATTCCTCGGTTTCTTCGTCTATGTACACACAAGCTTCAGCTGGTAGTAATGATAATTATAGTTCCATTTCTAATGAAAACATTTCTTATTTTGGTTAA